ACGAGATGGAGATCGCGGTGCGCTTTGCGGGCGAGGAAGTGATAAGGGTCGGCAGCGACCTCATCACCTCCAGCAGTATACTGAACGATATTTGGGTGAGATACCATCGGGTATGTCCCAAGGTAAAGACGCGTATGGTGATCGAAGACGGCCATCTGCTGAAAAACAGACTTCTGGACTACGACCTGGACTTCGTACTGCTCGAATACCGCCTGCCGCACGGCGATCTTGTCAATCAAAAGATCGGGGAGGATTCTTATGTTTTGATCTGCAATCAGGAGAACGAATTTGCCGCCAGGGATTCCGTCTCGCTGACGGAATTATCCGGCGCAAACCTCATCATGAGAGAGCAGGGAAACCCCACCCGGGACCTTTTCGACAATACGGCCCGGCGTTATCACTACGATATAACCGTCGCGGATACTTACAGCAATATCGACGTTATAAAAGCAGAGGTCGTAAAGGGCGGATGCGTTTCGATCATGGCGAAAAAACTGGTGACGAACGAGCTTGCCCTGGG
The window above is part of the Cloacibacillus evryensis DSM 19522 genome. Proteins encoded here:
- a CDS encoding LysR family transcriptional regulator — encoded protein: MTIRDMEILVEVARCLNMTEASKNLYISQSTVSQVIAGIEREYNIRLFERINKRIILTEQGKIAVSHSKKVLDAYNEMEIAVRFAGEEVIRVGSDLITSSSILNDIWVRYHRVCPKVKTRMVIEDGHLLKNRLLDYDLDFVLLEYRLPHGDLVNQKIGEDSYVLICNQENEFAARDSVSLTELSGANLIMREQGNPTRDLFDNTARRYHYDITVADTYSNIDVIKAEVVKGGCVSIMAKKLVTNELALGRLHSCEISDFKEKREFYVIYNNRLKLTPNFKSFIENCGCWPE